In Mustela lutreola isolate mMusLut2 chromosome 16, mMusLut2.pri, whole genome shotgun sequence, the genomic window gatctctgtcaaataaataaataaaaactttaaaaagaaaaacaaacacccaaccccctttgcccctctcctgtAGGTCAGTAACTATTCAAGTATCAGAGAAAGATATCAAGTCAAGGAGTGTCAAGTTTACTGACCAAGGACAATAATTTTAATGTGCTAACTCCTCCAGAAGAAATGACAAGGGCCCGACCAAGAAAGGTCGACCAAGAAGTTTGCCTGTGACATCATAGGCAGCAGCTAAGCACCTGAGCCACCTTCTGATCTGACCCCTTTGTCCTCTGTCCCACAGTTCCCACTGCAGTGGTTTGGAGTCCCTGCCATCCTGAAAGGCTGGTTTGAGCGAGTTCTCATAGGGGAATTTGCTTACACATATGCTGCCATGTATGACAAGGGACCTTTCCGGGTAGGTGGATAGTTCTGCTTTCTCTATCAGCTATATTCTGGTTCGACTCTCTTCTGAGGCAGGGTTTTGAACAGATATGAAGAGAGATCCTGGGAGAGATGGATCGGAAAGTTTTTGGAAGTATTTAGACATGACTTTAGGACTTGCTTTAAAATAACCTGGGGAGGTGCCTCTTTAGCACAGTAGGTAGCgcatcagtctcataaaataGCCCGGGAACCTAAGGGGGAAGGGTTTGAGTTACAGCTAATACTGAGAGTTGaagctgggggtggtggtgtgtaTGTGGAAGCATCATTATACTATTTTCTCTACGTATgacattttccataataaaaataaaaaaagaaagtctatcTTCGTTTTTTAGAGACCCAACTACTACACAAGAAATATTTTGAGGCCTCTTGGATTCCATGACTAAATACATGTGTAGCACTGCGGGGAGACAGGTAGAAACAATAGAGTTCTACTTGGGCGCCAGCAATCCACACTGGTTTTGTAGTTCCCCCAATTTGCCACCAGTAGTATGGAGCCCTTGGCTAGCCATGGCTGTAACTCCTGGAGTCCCACTGAGTAGCTCAGTGGAGTCAATGTGCAGCTGGGCGGACTTGGGTGTTCTTTTCCCAGGGGCTGTTTCATTAACTTCCTGTCACCATGGAGCTGTGGAGGGAAACAATGACTTGCCTTTTGCAGAATAAGAAGACCGTGCTTTCCATCACCACTGGTGGCAGCGGCTCCATGTACTCTCTGCAGGGTATCCACGGAGACATGAATATCATTCTCTGGCCAATTCAGGTTACTTTTTTTCAATGAACCTTTGGTGGGGGCTAATTAATTGAGGTTTCTTTGGGGTCCAGATCCTCAAGATCACAGCTGAAAATAGACCTGAGGGGTGAGGAGGAAAGCAATGTAATAATTCAGAACTCCAGGGACAGGGAGCTCCCTTTTAGGCCCTGCTTGTCTTCCCAGACCCCCTTATTGcaagaaaaatttgaatttttcttccaAACATTGCTGCCTCCTAACCAAGGGCTCGTGCATGTAATCCCTAGATTCATATAGCCACGTGCCCCTATTCTCTCCAGATAACTGACCTCTCTCTCCAAGCTTCCTGGCTTTCTCCAAGTTGCTGCTACAGCCTCACAAACTCTTAGAAAATTGTAAGAAATGATTTAGTCCAGAGTGAAGTtagaacaaaagtgaaaaatgaggTAGGCTTTTTGTGGTTGGTCACTGGACTATCAAGATAATCTCTTCCAAGGAAGAGGGTTGGAGAGAAGAGCAAACGAGGTGGCCATTTGTAAGAGTGAACCATTAATACTGGAGAATAAATTATAAGAATCATTTGCGGAGGCTCATCTGGTTAAATGGAGAGGCGGAGAAAGGCACATCTGCATGCCTTGGCAAGTCAGCTGCCAAGAAGCTGAAACTCCCTTATGTAATAGAACTTCCGGTATTTTTGGCAGAGGATCCCAGGCTGGCAGGGTTtcaaggttttattcatttaaaaaggagCTCAGCTGAATAGGCTAACATAGGTAACAGCTAGGAATAGAGCGCAGATGAGAGACAATAACTATGAATTGATTCTCCAGAAGGGCTCAGGTCCCCATATCGAAGTGTCTTAATGGAAAACCTagattaaattttattgtttgtatATGGCACAAACTGTGTAGGGTTTGTTCTGTGACTCATGtttgtgcttttgtgtttccCCAGAGTGGCACTCTCCATTTCTGTGGCTTCCAAGTCTTGGAACCTCAACTGACCTACAGCATTGGGCACACTCCTATGGATGCCCGAATTCAGATCTTGGAAGGATGGAAGAAACGCCTGGAGAATATCTGGGATGAGACTCCATTGTATTTTGCTCCAAGTAGCCTCTTTGACTTAAACTTCCAGGCAGGATTCTTAATGAAAAAGGAAGTGCAGGatgagcagaaaaatgaaacattcGGCCTTTCTGTGGGCCATCATTTGGGCAAGTCCATCCCAACTGACAACCAGATCAAAGCCAGAAAATGAGACTCACAAGACTTGGTTTCCTTCTAAAATGTAGCAAAATTGAGGTTTCTTATTCAGACTTCCTTGACTTGCTTTAGTCTTTAAGGTGGGTTTCTTTTTCCACAGGGAATGAATCGGGGACAGAATAGactgtattaatatatttttggttAGTTTTCTTTCTGATTCTTATGATTGCTATCTTGGCAAAATCTGATTAGGCTCAAGAGGCCACTTAGGTTATAAAGCAGGGCAAGGAGTAGAAAGATGCCAGACAATAATCTTTATGGTCCTCTACACGATTTAATTCCTCTTATTAGGGATACATTTTTAGGGTCTAATGTGGCAAGGCAAAAATCTAACTCTtcaatgatatatttttcttttaatcacctCTCTGTGGCTTATGGCAGAAGGGAATTGCTCAGAGAAAGAAATGACTGAATCTGTCTGACCCAAGGGACTTGTTTAGTAGTTAAGTAATTTATGCTTGTTTATGGTATTGGTTTTAATTACTGCACAGTGACTAATATGCCTAATGTTTTACTCATGCTTCAACCTCTGTTGTATGTATACAGTACCTACAGATACCTTCAAGTAAAAGATAATAGaagtctcttttttatttctgtcttctaaTTTAATGTCTGCAGAAATAAGCCAACACCTCTATACACTATATCTGCTGCAATGAATGAATTCAGGAAAAGTTACTCCCCGTACTTAGCAACAGCCTTCtccaaatagtattttatttctgaGCTATATAACACACTGGAAGGTTTCCCTCTATCATTGCTAAACTGATGACTTTCCTTTTGTATGCATTTTGGTCCCACAATTTTGGGGATGAAATTGTAATCCTAGAGTTTCATTAACTGAACAATTTTGACATTAATATTCCAACTTCCAATTTCAATTAAAGTCAGGCTCACTGTCAGTATAACTCAAGTAGAATATGACGAAATGCCGCCCTCTTGTGGTGCactgaaagaaaacaggagagattAGGCAAAGCCAGGTTGCCTGAAACTGTGAACAGTTTCCTGGACCTGCCAAGAAAATGAGGGCGGCAGACCAGAGCCTCATGTGCTAGATGCTGACAGGTACTTGGGTATTTCTCCCTATA contains:
- the NQO1 gene encoding NAD(P)H dehydrogenase [quinone] 1 isoform X2: MARRALIVLAHAEKTSFNYAMKEAAVEALKRKGWEVTVSDLYAMNFNPVISRKDITGTLKDPGNFQYPAESVLAYKEGRLSPDIVAEQKKLEAADLVIFQFPLQWFGVPAILKGWFERVLIGEFAYTYAAMYDKGPFRNKKTVLSITTGGSGSMYSLQGIHGDMNIILWPIQSGTLHFCGFQVLEPQLTYSIGHTPMDARIQILEGWKKRLENIWDETPLYFAPSSLFDLNFQAGFLMKKEVQDEQKNETFGLSVGHHLGKSIPTDNQIKARK